The DNA sequence atcattacagtagtattaattaacacattaTACAACTAAAGTATTATATTTAGCTATAAAATAATTCGATAGCTTAATATAGTATTACTACCATTCTTTCATAGcttgttcttttatttaaatattctaaaatatacaacaataaaatcaattattttaatatatgaaaaaattaaaaaataaaacatttttcttattcaaatttgaattgtataataaaataatatagttactATGATTAAGCATTTTTTGCGTTATcgtatttttgtgttatttctaTAGCTTTTgttacaaataatatttttttaattttaattgactAGTACTAGTAAGACTCTTCACTAGGGGTGCTTAAACGGTTCTCCGGTCCTCGGTTAACCGGAATCGGAACCAGAACCGACCGATTAATTGAGGAACCGGAAAATCCAGTTCCGGTACCGGTTCCAACTTTTTATAGAacaccggttccggttcggaatcGGAATCGACCGGTTCCTAACCGGGAAccggattataattcaatttttttttttttataatttcatatactaaaaaatctaatttattgaattaattttgatttaaagtATTATAgtttgaaacattgagtgatttttagatttaaatctTTAATCTGTGATACTTtgaatctacaattatttccctaatccattttttatgaactaataCAATGAGTAGAacatcataagtttgtttttagttttcaaaataacttatacaaatacaatatcatttcatatgatatatttattacaaatttatgtaacaattcatttaacatacgattttaacatatttgtgaataatttattaagtgtTCCGGTATAAACCAAATAGTCACAACAATatcaattagtattggaaATTCCAATGAATACTATGTTTAggcaaaaaagggaaaatgaaattcaattttaaaactcatttttttaaaaaaaattgctaaagtttagaattcttatttttgtattagtaaaaaattgctaacataaactagtccgacccgacctactacacttggcatcactcttttccatatatgaatattattgtattgttggtttgtattttgtgtatttattttaatttttaggtattatttgttataattctagatgttggattattatttttttagtattgaactatttaaaattataaataaattcggattaaaattacacatcggttccggttcggaaccggaatcgaccggttcttaaccggccggttccaaaccggaaccgattggttccgattccggttccggttcttgaatttatgaaaatttaaaatcggTTAACCGGTCAACCGGTCcggttagaaccggaaccggccgaataagcaggcctaCTCTTCACTAACATTAAGAAtctaaagaaatcaaaattttggaacgaataatcaaaattttggaacgaatattgaaatttttaatttgttgctgATATagtgaataaataaacaactctaatattttttaaagaaaaagataaaatattaactctatatctttaatatattaaatattacatgaattaagtataaatatatcatatatcaaattctAATTAGTTACAATATACAGTGAATTGAGTCAATaacactaatattttatataaaaataaaagaatatataattaattatatatctctaaaatattaaatagatgacctagaacatgtgattttttattgAGCTTCAACTTAATGTTCCataagttaataattaaaagaaataaacattATAGAAcgtaaagaattaaaattgaaattaagaaTCTCTTAAAATCAAAGCCTTAAACTTAATTAGTAAGAGTACTTTATATATCAtactatatcaaattataatttgttgcatattaacaatatttttagctaaaacctataatattctataaaggaaaatataaaatatttattatatatatttcaaatattaaatagatgagttaaagataatgcaattaattttttattcaaggTACAACAtaatgtttcaaaaattttaaaataaataaattataattttgtaaagtaAAGAAtctaaattgaaattatgaaataattaaaatcaaaatcgtCAACTcaattaatactaatttttttaatacaccaaatatcacattttaattttctacttGTTATTGTGAATTTAACTGAGAACTCTAATATTgtaagaaaaagataaaatattattcatataCCTTTAAAATGCTAAGTAGATGAACGAAGaaacatgtgattatttttttatcgaGGTTTGATGGtaatgtttcaaaattttacaaattacataaatcaaaattatgaaaaacaaaaaattaaaattataatattcttaGAATCAAAACCGTATTGCTCAATTAAcatcaatatattatatatcaaatttaattttccgTATGTTATAGTGAATTGAACTAAGAATTCTAGTAAACTTTTTGCatctataaaaattttaattttttataaagaaattattgtgaataaaaagtagtaacaaaaagaataatttcatcaatattgaaaattatttcaatttaattgtaaattaattatcaataagtttatcaatattttgatttattacagcttattaaaatttgacaaaaaaatttaatacttcattgtgctaattatttttgaataattattcgATCATCTCATCTAAAATCAATAAGGTCTAGTTTGATACGTCTTTTATTCACCTGTTAAacatactattaatttaataaaattacaatatttaaaattataaaatatgactttaaataaatgtaacaaaaattaataaatattataaaaaccATGCATCACAAATGTGTAGGTCTCAAATagtcaaaacaaaattatacttgCATTATTAGTTCCATATCCTTAAATAACTAAGTAAATTAATGTAAGGGTAATAAagtatatacacaaaatataaatttctccaaaaataaaattcaatgcACAATTACTAATTTAACCTCATTATAGGATTATGGCTTGAAGAtattatgtctctaaaacaTTTTCCATTTATAATATAGGTATAATAtaggaagataaaaaaagatatcctatcatctcctaaaataaatgcatcaaaTCTAATATAATcttaaccaatatatataaagatacTAAGTAATAATAATGAGAAATAAAGAAGATATGTCTCGTATCACGTGTTAAGTTGagatactatatttataaattttactcTCACCCTAAACCCTGAAATCTCTCCTCTCGAAGTACTGGaatgaaaatttagaaaatgatgttTAAAGTTTAAGGACAAAGAATAGAGTTAGAAGAGAGATATTTGGGAtattatatatgaaatgaaaatattctGATAAGaacaattgaatattttactactcctattaaacTGCTGCCCAATGAATCGCTCACTTTTATAATGAGTAGCTAGTGTTATGTCCCTCATTTACCCTCTTGCTACAACATTAAAAATCAACTCTTATAAATTACTTATATGTTCCCTCGGTCTGTAATCAATagtcaatttttatatttagggACGCCAcaaaattagtctattttttcttttagttaatttctctttttaataaGATGACTCTTATCCTTTCTTGTACtacaaattttacattaaaacgtGTCTCGTGTTTACTACCAAGACTACTGGTAGTAGACGAACGTgtttgtatgtgtgtgtgcacggCTGGTGGTCATTTAGTAGAGTAGGGTCTGGCCAAGTTTTGTCTTTTTTGATTGGATTTTTCAACCCAAGTTGTTAATTATGACCCAACCTCCATCCTCTCCTCAattacaaaattcaatttcttcatctcatctctctctctcccttgAAAGAAGGCGAAAGTTTTGGGGGATAAAGGTCTGAGAGGCCAGAAAGAGGGACAGGgacatatatatatctatatatactcaCAAGACACACACTCAATGTGTGTGTAAATGATAAGAGGTGATGGATGAATCAAGTCAAAGAGGAGCTGTTGAGCTTACTTTTTGAGGAGAATGTTGTCAGGCTCGAGGAGTGATTGATCTTATATACACGTATACATATATAAGATCCGTCATTCATCGGACCAGGCTTCATTCCCCTCAATTTCAAGCTTTCTATGCGCGGATTGATTTAATCATTAAGCCGTGGATCTTCACTTTCTTGCTGCTTCTTTCATCGTTGCATTGATGTACGTTTTCGTTGctctttctttctccttttccTCAGATCTCATTTTTGGATCACAaacatatttgtatatatgcATGTGAAGTAATTTGAGGTTGTGTTTATGTGTGTGGCAATATTCTATTTCTAACAAgctcttttttttctacaaaGTCTAGAAAGCTCTCTGTGTCTTTCATTTTGTGATTGTGAGCATGGCCACGTCTGCCATTTGAGGAATAGTTTGTGTATTAGTTTAACTTGtcttaatgaattatttttgccATAACCTCATTGTTATTATTggaaatatatgaatatatattgcTCTGGTTAAGATGTCTAAATCCATAATAATTAATCAGAAATTCGAATTCATGTCGTAAAACTACCTACAAAATTACCATATGATTTTTTGGCTAGAGTTGTACTCCTTTCTCATTTAATTAGCATTGTTTGGTGAATTAAACCCCCTATGGTACTAATtacttgaaatttaatttatcttttaggAACAACGTTCGTTTATATCCAATCCATGTCACATTATTTACACGTCTATATAccaaaagtaattaaaataagggACCAATTTAATAATCTACTTGTGTGCGTGCGTTCGGCCAGTAGAAAAGTGGTTCATATCCGAGTCCAAAAGTCTCAAGTTCGAGTTGATGCGACCAATGAATTTCTActcatttattaataaaaaataagggATAAGTACCAAAACCACTAATAACGTTGGCtcaaaaagcaaataaattaCTGACATAATGTTGTAAAGCAACTTGATTCCAAACgtttatagaaaaaagaaaatgaatcccTAACGTTAACAAATTGCACTTCCTCTGTCCAactaacataaaaataaatataacatttaAACATAATTACCTTGTTCAAAGCTCATGAATACTGCTCTAATCCaactgaataataaaattactactatattgctttttaataattaaaaaaaaaaaaaaaaaaaaaaaaaaaaaagcctgTGCAAAGAGAATCTCCAGTCAACACACAACACTTTTGTCAACCCAAATTCCATTCACTATATCAATacgaataaaatcaaaataaaaaaataaaacaaaagtgTATGATTCCTCTAACGTAAAATCCGGTTCCTCTACTACATTTGTACATGAAATTCTTGTCAATTTATGCCCAAAATCTCCGACCAGCAGTAATCATTTCCTTTTGAGAACtcctaaaataaattatgcataACAAAAAGAGGAGAGAAGTTAGCTAATGATGTCTCATATTTGAGCTGCGAAGGGTGAGACCATGCAAAAATTTAGTATATCCCAACAAACTAAGTTTGCCGTTGGGCTTCAACCAATCTCTCAGCATCGAATACGCGGTAGGCCCGACGTTCAGCTCCTGCATCCAACCCGATTCTATTAGCTACGAGCGAGTCAATATTAGTTAGTTCGTTAGCTAAGACAAGATATATACGTACCCGGGCTAATTCCTCTACTGATATAACACGGCTACCCTCCTCTTCGAAATGCTCGAAAGCGGTGGAAGCAATTTGCTCCCATTTCTCTAGGGCCTCCAGTTGGTATGTGCTGATGGCAGCTGCACAGAACTCATCGAACTCCATCTTTCGATAAGCTAACGGCGCCATCTGAAGTAACCCCACACGAAAAAATAAGTTAGCTTATTTAGATTAGTATAGTTATGTATGTGTGTGGTGAGAGGTGTTGATAAGGTAGCTAACCGCGTGAAGGATATCCGGGACCCTAGATGCCTTCATGGCATCGGTGGCATTACGTGCAAGAGCCTGCAAAACAGTTATACCATCTCAATACGGGACATGTGTGATTTAGACAATGAGGGCCGGGAGGTTAAGCTGCTTGACAACCTTTTTGAAGTTTTCGAGAGAAACTCGCCCATCCTCACTAGGCTCTAGAAGCATGAACTGTGCTCTGAGATAGATCAGCTCCTCCTCACTCAATGCTTTCGAGAGAGCCTACATGTAACCATCGGACGagattatttattactatatcgCAACATTTTGATCAAACAAGGCCATTTTCAAAGGTGTAACAATTACTCATGAAAACCGTTATACAGAACTCAAACTCCGATAGCAAcgtaataaaattaacaaagttCCAAAACCACGTCTCGTGAAACAGCAAACACACCTTTAGTGCTGCACGTTTAAAAGGTGTAGCGTGTAGATACGTCTTTACTAACTTATAGACCAATATGTCTAGCGGAATTGGATGGCTCTCGCTTCGCAGCCAAGGATGAGCTGTGTATGCAAAGATATGTAAGTTAGCTGCATCATTTAGCAATATATTGGCGATTTCGGTTTGGGTTTAAATGGCTTTTATGAGAAAAACATGGAACAATACTAACTCAAAGCTTGAGCGGCAGTCATTCTTTTCCGGTAATCCTTGTTCAGAAGTCGCTTCACGAAGTCCTTGGCATGTGAAGAGACAGATGGCCAAGGTGTGTCCTCAAAGTTTGGCTCGGCCCTCAAAACAGAACGGAATATTCCAGACTCCGTTCTTGCCCAAAATGGTCTACTACCACAAAGCAAAATATAGGTAATCACACCGATACTCCATATGTCGGCCTCCACGCTGTAAGATCTGTGAAGAACCTCAGGTGCTACATAATAAGCACTTCCAACAATATCATTTAGTCTTTCATCTGCCAAATCAAATGTGGAGCAGAAATTAGAAAACTAACTTCAGCAGTAAGAAAAGTGTAAAGGAAATAAGGAATGCCGGTAAAAGATGATACACCTAGTTGGTAACAACTTTTTGCTTCACTGAAACAGTGCaaagtgcaaaaaaaaaacatttctactGATATCCACGTGTTAAAACTGATAAAAGTTTGGGTTCGGGGAAGTTCGCTAGTTCACCTCCAAAAGTCAAGATGTTATGGAAGAAAGCAGGAACTAGCCATAGATTTAACTCACGAAATTCAGACAGCGGACAGAATGAAGAACTGatgaacaaatatttattccaAATACTCAGAATAACCATCGAAATCAGCAactaattacaaataatttataggaAGAAAATCTACGAGGTTTTACAGCAAGATGAAAGGTAGCAGTTTTCAGAAAAAGGGgtgataaaatgaattattaccTGTCCTGATGAAGTCAGAAAGACCGAAGTCAATGAGTTTCATATCAGCGTCTTCACTTCTGGAGGCAAATAGAAAATTCTGAGGATTGGAATTAGCATCGATGTCATGATGGAAATTTAGAAAAGTCTACTATCAAGAAGCTGATGGGAAAATGAAACATTCTGTATACCTCAGGTTTCAAGTCACGGTGGACAACACCTTGAAGATGACAAAATGCGACAACACTAAGAATCTGAACGATAATAAGTTTTGCTTCTTCTTCAGTATATCTACCACCTCTGAAATGAATAAACTGTTGTCAGTGTTCTGCTTGCAACCATCACAAAGATGGCTTAAAATTAGAACATAAACGAATATCAGTTTTCTCCGTTTCTCCTCCCTAATAGATTGCAAGCAGGACTATGAACGGAAAGCTTACTTTGCCAATATTCTGTCAAGCAGTTCTCCACCATCACACAACCTgtaaaaagagagagagagagagagagagagagagagagctaaTATCAGAATTACAAACGCTATTGGTTCGAAGACTCGTAGTACAAACTTT is a window from the Salvia hispanica cultivar TCC Black 2014 chromosome 1, UniMelb_Shisp_WGS_1.0, whole genome shotgun sequence genome containing:
- the LOC125202563 gene encoding CDPK-related kinase 3-like; the protein is MGQCYGKTIPTVSNDEYAAADLPPQTPPPNGTPARSNSAWPSPYPGGAGVSPSPARSTPMRFFKKPFPPPSPAKHIRASLRKLGNRRKSPRHGAIPEDAAEEAAPAPQQQQQQHALDKNFGYNKNFGAKFELGKEVGRGHFGHTCFAKGRKGELKDLPLAVKIISKSKMTTAISIEDVRREVKILKALSGHRHLVRFYDACEDSNNVYIIMELCDGGELLDRILAKGGRYTEEEAKLIIVQILSVVAFCHLQGVVHRDLKPENFLFASRSEDADMKLIDFGLSDFIRTDERLNDIVGSAYYVAPEVLHRSYSVEADIWSIGVITYILLCGSRPFWARTESGIFRSVLRAEPNFEDTPWPSVSSHAKDFVKRLLNKDYRKRMTAAQALTHPWLRSESHPIPLDILVYKLVKTYLHATPFKRAALKALSKALSEEELIYLRAQFMLLEPSEDGRVSLENFKKALARNATDAMKASRVPDILHAMAPLAYRKMEFDEFCAAAISTYQLEALEKWEQIASTAFEHFEEEGSRVISVEELARELNVGPTAYSMLRDWLKPNGKLSLLGYTKFLHGLTLRSSNMRHH